One window from the genome of Asterias rubens chromosome 11, eAstRub1.3, whole genome shotgun sequence encodes:
- the LOC117296432 gene encoding four and a half LIM domains protein 2-like isoform X1 yields MDGSFHPGHFCCFHCDKSLSGMSYILRENNPHCIPCYNDLFANTCAECNQKIGHDSKDLSFKNQHYHETCFEARYTCHFCKESLADKAFGNWDSKMCCSSCYEKHLANKCQACGEILKPGVTRLGFQGKEWHDKCFRCKVCEKQIGTGSFVPKESSVYCTKCYEDTFGIKCTGCGEIISSGGLSYQKKPWHRDCFCCSGCSKSLWNQRFTLRDEKRYCADCYGEKFARRCSACQKPIVVGGPTPPGANTGQGSTTYVCFEDRNWHNSCFQCQKCQVSLVNECFVMDGQDIVCPNCAQG; encoded by the exons ATGGACGGGTCTTTCCATCCCGGGCACTTCTGCTGCTTCCACTGTGACAAGTCACTGAGTGGAATGAGTTACATCCTAAGGGAGAATAATCCTCACTGTATCCCATGCTACAATGACCTGTTTGCCAACACTTGTGCCGAATGCAATCAGAAGATTGGACATGATTCTAAG GATCTTTCCTTCAAGAATCAGCATTACCATGAAACCTGCTTTGAGGCTCGTTACACGTGCCATTTCTGCAAGGAATCCCTGGCTGATAAAGCTTTCGGTAACTGGGACAGCAAGATGTGCTGCTCTAGCTGCTATGAGAAACATCTGGCCAACAAATGCCAGGCCTGTGGGGAGATTCTCAAACCTG GTGTGACAAGACTCGGCTTCCAAGGCAAAGAATGGCATGACAAGTGCTTCCGTTGTAAAGTCTGTGAGAAACAGATTGGTACAGGCAGCTTTGTACCCAAGGAGTCTTCAGTCTACTGCACAAAATGCTAtgaggacacctttggtattaaGTGCACTGGCTGTGGAGAG ATCATCTCAAGTGGAGGTCTCTCCTATCAGAAGAAGCCATGGCACAGGGATTGTTTCTGCTGCTCAGGCTGCTCAAAGTCCCTGTGGAATCAACGCTTCACACTGCGTGATGAGAAACGCTACTGTGCTGATTGCTATGGGGAGAAGTTTGCACGCAGGTGTTCAGCATGCCAAAAGCCTATTGTTG TTGGCGGGCCGACTCCCCCTGGCGCCAATACTG GCCAAGGAAGCACGACCTACGTCTGCTTTGAAGATCGTAACTGGCACAACAGCTGCTTCCAATGCCAGAAGTGCCAAGTGTCGCTGGTCAACGAGTGCTTTGTCATGGATGGCCAGGACATCGTTTGCCCAAACTGTGCTCAAGGCTGA
- the LOC117296432 gene encoding four and a half LIM domains protein 2-like isoform X2, which translates to MDGSFHPGHFCCFHCDKSLSGMSYILRENNPHCIPCYNDLFANTCAECNQKIGHDSKDLSFKNQHYHETCFEARYTCHFCKESLADKAFGNWDSKMCCSSCYEKHLANKCQACGEILKPGVTRLGFQGKEWHDKCFRCKVCEKQIGTGSFVPKESSVYCTKCYEDTFGIKCTGCGEIISSGGLSYQKKPWHRDCFCCSGCSKSLWNQRFTLRDEKRYCADCYGEKFARRCSACQKPIVGQGSTTYVCFEDRNWHNSCFQCQKCQVSLVNECFVMDGQDIVCPNCAQG; encoded by the exons ATGGACGGGTCTTTCCATCCCGGGCACTTCTGCTGCTTCCACTGTGACAAGTCACTGAGTGGAATGAGTTACATCCTAAGGGAGAATAATCCTCACTGTATCCCATGCTACAATGACCTGTTTGCCAACACTTGTGCCGAATGCAATCAGAAGATTGGACATGATTCTAAG GATCTTTCCTTCAAGAATCAGCATTACCATGAAACCTGCTTTGAGGCTCGTTACACGTGCCATTTCTGCAAGGAATCCCTGGCTGATAAAGCTTTCGGTAACTGGGACAGCAAGATGTGCTGCTCTAGCTGCTATGAGAAACATCTGGCCAACAAATGCCAGGCCTGTGGGGAGATTCTCAAACCTG GTGTGACAAGACTCGGCTTCCAAGGCAAAGAATGGCATGACAAGTGCTTCCGTTGTAAAGTCTGTGAGAAACAGATTGGTACAGGCAGCTTTGTACCCAAGGAGTCTTCAGTCTACTGCACAAAATGCTAtgaggacacctttggtattaaGTGCACTGGCTGTGGAGAG ATCATCTCAAGTGGAGGTCTCTCCTATCAGAAGAAGCCATGGCACAGGGATTGTTTCTGCTGCTCAGGCTGCTCAAAGTCCCTGTGGAATCAACGCTTCACACTGCGTGATGAGAAACGCTACTGTGCTGATTGCTATGGGGAGAAGTTTGCACGCAGGTGTTCAGCATGCCAAAAGCCTATTGTTG GCCAAGGAAGCACGACCTACGTCTGCTTTGAAGATCGTAACTGGCACAACAGCTGCTTCCAATGCCAGAAGTGCCAAGTGTCGCTGGTCAACGAGTGCTTTGTCATGGATGGCCAGGACATCGTTTGCCCAAACTGTGCTCAAGGCTGA